A genome region from Dolichospermum compactum NIES-806 includes the following:
- a CDS encoding cytochrome P450, with amino-acid sequence MKSPENKSNNPNTSTDNQLPLPPGNLGLPIIGETISFVTDKNFIKKRQEKYGNVFKTNIIGRPTIIMIGSDANRFIFSGDNRNFIFLQDKNTSDLLGPASLAMQTGSIHQTRRKLLAQAFQTRALASYTPAMLEITNSYLRKWKDLGQLTLYPQLREYAFDIACKLLVGTDITNDHDFLKLFEAWCQGLHALPIRLPWTTFSKAVKSREMLLAKIDKIIVQRQKQPNSGNSEKDALDLLLNAEDENIYQNPQSFDPERFSVERNEDKSKPFSYIPFGGGIKECLGKEFAKLEMKIFTALLLRGYELELVPGQNLDSKMTPTPQESDGLKIFLRFNMILLRWAEKLFKKY; translated from the coding sequence ATGAAAAGCCCAGAAAACAAATCCAACAACCCAAATACTTCCACTGATAATCAATTACCTTTACCACCTGGAAACTTAGGTTTACCTATAATTGGTGAAACAATTAGTTTTGTTACAGATAAAAACTTTATTAAGAAGCGACAAGAAAAATACGGGAACGTTTTTAAAACTAACATAATTGGTCGTCCTACAATTATAATGATAGGATCAGATGCAAACCGATTTATATTTAGTGGTGACAATCGAAATTTTATATTTCTACAGGATAAGAACACTTCAGACTTGTTGGGTCCTGCATCTTTAGCAATGCAAACAGGAAGCATACATCAAACCCGACGTAAATTATTAGCCCAAGCATTTCAAACGCGAGCTTTAGCCAGTTATACACCTGCAATGTTGGAAATTACTAATAGCTATTTACGGAAATGGAAGGATTTAGGTCAATTAACTTTGTATCCTCAACTGAGAGAATATGCTTTTGATATAGCTTGCAAATTATTAGTAGGAACAGACATTACTAATGACCATGATTTTCTCAAATTATTTGAAGCATGGTGTCAAGGTTTACATGCTCTTCCTATTCGTTTACCTTGGACTACGTTTAGTAAAGCTGTGAAAAGCAGAGAAATGTTATTAGCAAAAATTGACAAGATTATTGTACAACGTCAAAAACAACCAAATTCAGGAAATTCAGAAAAAGATGCTTTGGATTTATTGTTAAATGCTGAAGATGAAAATATTTATCAAAATCCTCAAAGTTTCGATCCAGAAAGGTTTAGTGTAGAGAGAAATGAGGATAAATCTAAACCTTTTAGTTACATTCCCTTTGGTGGGGGAATTAAAGAATGTTTAGGTAAAGAATTTGCTAAGTTAGAAATGAAAATATTTACTGCGTTGCTCTTACGTGGTTATGAATTGGAGCTAGTACCAGGACAGAATTTAGATTCAAAAATGACACCCACGCCTCAAGAGAGCGATGGTTTAAAGATATTTTTACGTTTTAATATGATTTTGTTGCGTTGGGCTGAGAAGTTGTTTAAAAAGTATTAG
- a CDS encoding isocitrate/isopropylmalate dehydrogenase family protein has translation MRSLRNQSYRIVAIPGEGIGPEVVEASLKVLQQVAQLEKFTVQVNYGWLGKTALEKFGSYFPQTTIELCNGSNGIVFGAVSQGGLLELRKHYDFFCNLRPIRIVDSLVHKSSLRPEKIKGLDILVIRELVSGIYFGSAGRASDEKGAYGYHTMLYYDHEIRRIARKALQKAQQRRGKLTVAHKENALPNLPWTRLVQEEATQFPDVIVEPMLVDNLAMQMVINPQRFDVILASNLFGDILSDIGGALVGSLGLLGSASLNADGFGLYEAIHGTAPDIAGKGIANPLGTIGACVLMLEQWGEIRAAQTIMAAQDRVLAKGYRTADLSPQGEEILVNTEQLIQLLLEEIYNL, from the coding sequence ATGAGGTCATTAAGAAATCAGTCTTATCGCATTGTTGCTATTCCAGGTGAAGGAATTGGTCCAGAGGTTGTAGAAGCTTCCTTAAAAGTTTTGCAGCAAGTAGCTCAACTAGAAAAATTTACCGTACAGGTAAATTATGGTTGGCTGGGTAAAACCGCTTTAGAAAAATTTGGTAGTTACTTTCCCCAAACTACGATAGAACTATGTAATGGATCTAATGGAATTGTCTTTGGTGCAGTTAGCCAAGGTGGACTGCTAGAATTACGAAAACATTATGACTTTTTTTGCAATCTACGTCCCATTCGGATTGTTGATAGTTTGGTGCATAAATCTAGCTTACGTCCAGAAAAAATTAAAGGACTGGATATACTCGTCATTCGAGAATTAGTCAGTGGGATTTATTTTGGATCTGCTGGACGGGCTTCAGATGAAAAAGGAGCTTATGGCTACCACACCATGCTCTATTACGATCATGAAATACGGCGGATTGCTCGTAAAGCTTTGCAAAAAGCCCAACAACGTCGAGGAAAACTAACAGTAGCCCATAAAGAAAATGCTTTACCTAATTTGCCTTGGACTCGTTTAGTACAAGAAGAAGCAACCCAATTTCCTGATGTTATTGTAGAACCAATGTTAGTGGACAATTTAGCCATGCAAATGGTTATAAATCCCCAGAGATTTGATGTAATTTTGGCCAGCAATTTGTTTGGAGATATTCTCAGCGATATTGGTGGTGCTTTAGTTGGTTCTCTAGGTTTATTAGGATCAGCCAGTCTCAATGCAGATGGATTTGGATTATACGAAGCAATTCACGGTACGGCCCCAGATATAGCAGGTAAAGGAATTGCTAATCCTTTGGGAACTATTGGCGCTTGTGTTTTAATGCTAGAGCAGTGGGGGGAAATAAGAGCTGCCCAAACAATTATGGCAGCACAAGATCGAGTTTTAGCTAAAGGATATCGGACGGCTGATTTATCTCCTCAAGGAGAAGAAATATTAGTCAATACCGAACAATTAATACAACTTTTGCTAGAAGAAATTTATAATTTATAG
- a CDS encoding aconitase/3-isopropylmalate dehydratase large subunit family protein translates to MSPINKEVNNKVLYLGDDINTDDIMPANRATTYDADILKQYALEHLIGVGELLKYNVIVAGQNFGCGSSREIAPVALKAAGIEKIQAKSFAEIFYRNSINIGLNLEILEETQENPVVEAIAQAGGLIPFNQMRRQGKITIPQSVTSQRPMTLVEKLLAKASGNAYVRPGEVVFAQVDLALSHDAVAGPVATTFYKNYGQEAKLWDAQRVVLVADHFIQVNDIRNDQKANVMYQEMLDFAQEQGCHLFDIVSPGEATGICHVLLPEKGFVRPGMIIAGTDSHTCTYGALGAFSTGVGTTDMANIYAMGDMWIRVPPTLVFNLSGTLPPHISAKDIILFILGQIGCAGGTSKVMEFRGSILEQMPFDERLTLANMAIECGAICGLIVPDDTTRDYVRSRSDQEFEEFVGDADAEYEKVYKFDISNLEPQVARPPKPDQVVPISQIEETPITKAFIGSCTGGKLYDLAQAAEVLQNHRVADGVDLFIVPASVEIREKAEALGYMDIFTEAGAKILKSGCGACINSGLGVLNKEETGVYATNRNFKGRSGDPTGKNYLASPRTVAISAVKGKISHNLD, encoded by the coding sequence ATGAGTCCTATTAATAAAGAAGTGAATAACAAAGTTTTATATTTAGGTGATGATATTAATACAGATGATATTATGCCTGCTAATCGAGCCACAACTTATGATGCTGATATTTTAAAACAATATGCTTTAGAACATTTGATAGGAGTAGGAGAGTTATTAAAATATAATGTAATTGTCGCTGGGCAAAATTTTGGCTGTGGTTCTAGTCGAGAAATTGCCCCTGTTGCTTTGAAAGCTGCGGGAATTGAAAAAATACAGGCCAAATCATTTGCAGAAATTTTTTATCGCAATAGTATCAATATTGGCTTAAATTTAGAAATTTTAGAGGAAACACAGGAAAATCCTGTAGTTGAGGCGATCGCCCAAGCAGGTGGACTCATACCATTTAATCAAATGCGTCGTCAGGGAAAAATTACCATTCCTCAAAGTGTAACTTCCCAACGACCCATGACGTTAGTAGAAAAACTCCTTGCTAAAGCTTCGGGCAATGCTTATGTCCGTCCTGGAGAAGTTGTTTTTGCTCAAGTTGACTTAGCTTTATCCCATGATGCGGTAGCAGGACCTGTAGCTACAACATTTTATAAAAATTACGGACAAGAAGCAAAACTCTGGGATGCTCAACGGGTGGTATTAGTAGCAGATCATTTTATCCAAGTTAATGACATTCGCAATGATCAAAAAGCCAATGTCATGTATCAGGAAATGCTAGACTTTGCCCAAGAGCAAGGATGTCATTTATTTGATATTGTTTCTCCCGGTGAAGCTACTGGTATCTGTCACGTTTTACTCCCAGAAAAAGGATTTGTCCGCCCAGGAATGATCATTGCTGGTACAGATTCCCATACGTGTACTTACGGAGCATTAGGAGCTTTTTCTACTGGTGTGGGGACTACAGACATGGCAAATATCTATGCTATGGGGGATATGTGGATTCGCGTCCCCCCCACATTGGTATTCAATTTATCTGGAACTCTACCCCCCCATATCAGTGCTAAGGATATTATCTTGTTTATCCTGGGACAAATCGGCTGTGCTGGTGGTACAAGCAAGGTCATGGAATTTAGAGGGTCAATACTCGAACAAATGCCATTTGATGAACGCCTAACCCTTGCTAATATGGCCATTGAGTGTGGAGCAATCTGTGGCTTAATTGTTCCCGATGACACAACCCGCGACTATGTTAGAAGTCGGTCTGATCAAGAATTTGAAGAATTTGTTGGCGATGCTGATGCTGAATATGAAAAAGTGTATAAATTTGATATCAGTAATCTAGAGCCGCAAGTAGCCCGTCCCCCCAAACCAGATCAAGTAGTACCTATCAGTCAGATAGAAGAAACCCCCATTACCAAAGCCTTTATTGGTTCTTGTACAGGAGGTAAATTATACGACTTAGCCCAAGCAGCCGAAGTTTTACAGAATCACCGAGTCGCAGATGGTGTAGACTTGTTTATTGTCCCTGCTTCCGTAGAAATTCGGGAAAAAGCAGAAGCATTAGGATATATGGACATTTTTACCGAAGCAGGTGCAAAGATTCTCAAATCAGGTTGTGGTGCTTGTATCAATTCGGGACTTGGAGTTTTAAACAAAGAAGAAACGGGGGTTTATGCAACCAATCGTAATTTTAAAGGACGCAGTGGTGATCCTACAGGGAAAAATTATTTAGCCTCTCCTAGAACGGTGGCCATTTCTGCGGTAAAAGGCAAAATAAGCCATAATCTCGATTAA